The DNA sequence ATGCGGCATCTTGCAGATCTATCAATAATGAGTCTCCCCCTTCAAGGCCCCCAACTCCTCCATTACCACCAACACATTCGACACCAGTAATTCTATCAGGGTTTTCAGCGTCCTCAACGCTTTCCCTTGTACCGGCTGCCTCATCGAACATCTCGCCTACCATATCTTCAGGACCCCCAGAGGCTCCACTTTCCGATCCTAATATACCCACAGTACTTCCAACTACTTCAATTACAGCAGCACTTTCAAATCCCTCAACACCTTCTACATCTACTACACCTCAGGCTTCTGGAGCTGTTTTAACTTCTTCAGCATCCTTCTCTGTGGTTCCTATATCTGTTGCACCCGCTACATCTTCCTCAGCCAATCCCGGACTATCAACTCTTCAACGCGCTTCAGAAGCTACCAAATCATGTAACCAGAAAGAAGCGTCAAGAAAAACGAAGTTCAAACAATCGCCTTCCCCTTCCAGTACCCACGGTTCGTGGACGCATCCACGGCCATTCAACGCTCCTTCTAACCTGTCGGCTACGTCAAGGGAAGCTTCAGCAGCTTCGTCGAGATCTACGTCTCGGGCACCGTTACCTAATCGTCCGGCTTTGAGTGACACTGTCGCTGATCCCACAGAAACAACTTCTGTTTTATCAACCGGTACATCAGCTAGAACCCCATTTTCATCCTTACCATCACAATCACAAGGGCAAGGTCACCCAAGGTCGCCATCATTAGATGGCGTAGGAAATACGGAGAGAGAGAAATTCAAAACGCTTTCTTCAGGCACTGGCCAAATTGCATCCCCAAGACTTTCATCACTAACTTCCGATGTGCCCTCAGATCGGAAAACTAAATCGACTGGTCTCCACGCGCTACCACCAAAACCCTCCAATATACCGACCTCAAGTATCCCGCAGAGAACTAGTACACTGGCTACGGCTATGTCTATAAATCCATTTGTTCGATTGCCAACCCCTCCTCCCCGCCCATCGTCGTCTGAAGCTTCCCGGCCGCCTATCCAGACTCCCAAAGGAGCGATAAAAACCACACAAAATCAAGATAAAATACATCCGTTATCGACGGCATCGTCTATACCTTCCCCTCCTAGGCAAACAACGACAGAGGCCGCCACACCCTTCCGCATCACGATttcatcaccatcacctTCCCAATCTACTTCTGCATCGACAAAATCGCACGTGGCGCAAAATGCGCAAAGTTCAGCAACATCAGCGCTTTCTGATGAAAAGATACATCCTTTTAGAAGAAAAAGTAAGGCTAGCGAGTCTGTTCCAGCAACTTCCCAGGCTATAGCTTCGTTGTCTTATCGGGCAAGGGCATCAGGAGGAGCTCGCGAGGGCGATAAAAAGACTGCGGAAACTTCTGTTTACGCAGGACCATCCTCTGCTGATTCTAGAGCGTCCACAGCGCCTTCTACAAGCGCTATTGCACCCACAGTTGTGACACTCTCGAAAGCTCTACTAGAAGATGCTCCTATTTTAAAGTCTGGTTCTATAGTTCATCCGCTCTTTCACAATGTGTCTGCAAATGGAGGTCAGGATGCCTCTTCACTCAAGATGGGAGCAGTTGGTGATGTATGGTCACAAGGATCAAAGGGCCGGGCATCGTCGCCGCAGATAACAACCACTGGAGCAGTCTCGCACTTTGTGCCACCTGTCGATGTAGATTCAAAAACTGGACCGGTAGCAGTGCCATTACTCTCAGCATCAGATGCGGCTACCAAAAATGTCGATGCTGAGGCTGCTGCTCAGCCGCCAAGCCAGGTACCCCTTCCATCAGCTATATCTGCTTTGTCGAAGAAGAACCTAGAGTCATTGTCCAAAGAGTCGAGCATCAAATCTTCCCCATCATCTGTCTCTAGTTCAAGCACCGTGGGCGATTCGGCTTCCGGACTCAGAAGAAAACCGCATCACAAATCAACTCAATCGGAGCCGCAAGGTCCGCTCCCTACAACTAATACCAATAATAATAGTGGTATAGAAGTTAATTCTTGGCTTAACCCGCAACCTTTTGGGTCTTCATTCGCCGCTTCACATTTGAGTACACATGCCAAGaaaaaaataaaagaaagggagagagagaagaagaggaagagggaaaaggTGAAAGAGGAGCAAAAGGCGAAAGACGAGAATGAGCAATTAAGGCAAAAACGAATGGCAGATTTAGAGAAGTTGTCGGCAAATCTGGAAAGGTATAAAGAACATATGGCCGTCAAATGTCAAACCCGCTCGATTCTTCGTGAGGATGGCGAAAGTAGAAAGAGGCCACCAGGTCCAGAAACCAATGTCGGCACTGGTGGGGAGATGAGGACTGTGAAAAGGAGTAAACCGACATGGGCTGTCGCACCTGAAGATCGACCTGTCGTTGCTGAAACCGAGAAGGAAAATGGAAAAGTCAATAAGAAAACAACAGTAGCCATCGAAATCAACAATCAATTGCCAGCGCCTCATACTCCCACATTTGCTACCTCCCTTTCATCTGTTAAGGCAACCGCCACTCCTTTAGCTGTTACTGTCGGTTTGGGACCACCAGTCAACTCTTGCAGCTCGTCTAATACGCCTTCATTGCTTAATCGTTCTATCAATCTAGACATACCGAGGGAGAAACCGAAAGAGCGTATGGACGATGACGACGGAGATGATTCGGCAGGTGGGTTGCCAGTCAGAAAAACCGGACAAAACGGTGCTGTCGAGGAGCAAGTGGAACAAGTCCGTCTGGATTTGGATGATGTCTCTATACACTCTAGTTCTCCGGTTGTGCCTCTTTCTACTTTCACTTCACAGTTTAAGAATGTGTCTATCACACCCTCTCAGTGTCAAAAGGTAGTAAAGGAGTCAGATGACGATGTACCTATCCAACATTCAGCTGGGAAGGTAAATGGGAAGCAGAAGACACAAAGTAGCGAGTGGGAAAGTGATAGACGGGAGAGTGAGGATGACATTCTCAACTGGCCTTcaaggaaaggaaaggggaGAGCCGTTCCTGAACCTCAAGATCGTTCAGAAACACAGAGAGATGATGAcgatcatcatcatcatctgaATTTGGGGCCAGGCagtggagaggaggagTCCAGTGACGAGGATTCTATTCCTGCTATACCGCCTTCCCTATTTGAACATCGCCCGGCGCATGTGCGACAGCCTTTGCAGACTCTTTCCAAAGGCGGACTTGTCGCGAAACATAGTTACCAGCGCCCTCTTGCCAAATCTTCTGCTGTTTCCCCTGTTCCTAGTGCCGATCGCACTTCCTCTGAGCCCTCCGCCAAAGTCGATCTGTTGCCCCAAAAGCGCAAACGTAGGCTCAAGAAGCTTACCAGAGAGCAGTGGCACCACATCGCACAGAACTCTTTGTCAGATGTTGATGACCTGCTTGATGAACCTTTAAAGAAGCCGAAAAGTGCAGAGGAGCTTGGTGCCGATCTTTCCAAACTTACAAAACCTCGTATTTTCCCCATGGTTTCTCACTCAGAATCTCGGTCAAAGAGAGCATCtgctgaagaagataaCGAATACTTTACGGACTCTGACTCACATACATCTGACGTCGCCTTGTTTGTCCAATATCCTGAcccccctcctcctcccgAGCGCATCCGCGAAGCCAAACGCGAGTTCAATACGCGTACTATCGATCCATGGAATAGGCAGAAGCATACTTTTCGATCCAACCCGGCTTTGCATCGTGCTATCTTTGAGGCATATATTATGCAGTCTACGTCAATGGAAGAGTCGGGTGGGGATGATATCAAGGTAACGAATGACGTCGACGCTGCTGGTGGTCCGCCGGACTTTGAGTTTGTGTATTCAGATACAATGTTATATCCAGACGGTATACCGCCACCAGAGTTAGGTTTGGGGTGCGATTGTGATGGACCTTGCGATCCGGACTCTAAAACTTGCACTTGTGTAAAGAGGCAAGAGCTTTATTTTTATGATTTGGGCTTGAAAGGTTTCGCATATGATGAGTAAGTCATTCTGAGTATCGGTGCACCTTGTCCTGACTTAATATTGTGGTAGAAACGGTAAAGTCAGAGAGAACTCCGCTTCCATTTGGGAGTGTAACGAGCTTTGTGGATGTCCTCCGGAGTGTATGAATCGCGTAAGTTGGCCTCTATACTGTCCATTCGCTCTCATTGATTAACTCCTTTTTAGGTCATCCAACGAGGCCGTGCCAGGGATGCCGGAATAGAGATTTTTAAGACGAAAGAAAAAGGTTGGGGCATTCGCGCCCGGTCATTCATACCCAGTGGAACATACATTGGCAGCTACACCGGAGAGTTGATTAGGGAGGCGGAAAGTGAACGGCGAGGAGTTACCTACGCCGCCATTGGTCGAACGTGCGTCCTTTCCCTTGTAGATGTCTCCACTTTATCTGATATCTGATACCCACTCTCCTTCCCACAGATATGTCTTTGACCTTGACGGATGGCAAATTCGGCATCCACCCGAGGGGCTGGAAAAGATTGATAAACGCGCAGCAGAGTTGGCTGAAGCGGTGAAAATGAGAGCCAAG is a window from the Cryptococcus gattii WM276 chromosome L, complete sequence genome containing:
- a CDS encoding histone-lysine n-methyltransferase, putative (Similar to TIGR gene model, INSD accession AAW44957.1); translation: MSIADSCSSPEDQNINNLLGNHSQTIGVLPSPPLVEDRAAPNGMEVNGEDAVGQGNETNAVQPAVHISGTPLSTSNSNRPQLVSGAQPAVASSSRSPINSPPKRTPSIPQRSPSSHAASCRSINNESPPSRPPTPPLPPTHSTPVILSGFSASSTLSLVPAASSNISPTISSGPPEAPLSDPNIPTVLPTTSITAALSNPSTPSTSTTPQASGAVLTSSASFSVVPISVAPATSSSANPGLSTLQRASEATKSCNQKEASRKTKFKQSPSPSSTHGSWTHPRPFNAPSNLSATSREASAASSRSTSRAPLPNRPALSDTVADPTETTSVLSTGTSARTPFSSLPSQSQGQGHPRSPSLDGVGNTEREKFKTLSSGTGQIASPRLSSLTSDVPSDRKTKSTGLHALPPKPSNIPTSSIPQRTSTLATAMSINPFVRLPTPPPRPSSSEASRPPIQTPKGAIKTTQNQDKIHPLSTASSIPSPPRQTTTEAATPFRITISSPSPSQSTSASTKSHVAQNAQSSATSALSDEKIHPFRRKSKASESVPATSQAIASLSYRARASGGAREGDKKTAETSVYAGPSSADSRASTAPSTSAIAPTVVTLSKALLEDAPILKSGSIVHPLFHNVSANGGQDASSLKMGAVGDVWSQGSKGRASSPQITTTGAVSHFVPPVDVDSKTGPVAVPLLSASDAATKNVDAEAAAQPPSQVPLPSAISALSKKNLESLSKESSIKSSPSSVSSSSTVGDSASGLRRKPHHKSTQSEPQGPLPTTNTNNNSGIEVNSWLNPQPFGSSFAASHLSTHAKKKIKEREREKKRKREKVKEEQKAKDENEQLRQKRMADLEKLSANLERYKEHMAVKCQTRSILREDGESRKRPPGPETNVGTGGEMRTVKRSKPTWAVAPEDRPVVAETEKENGKVNKKTTVAIEINNQLPAPHTPTFATSLSSVKATATPLAVTVGLGPPVNSCSSSNTPSLLNRSINLDIPREKPKERMDDDDGDDSAGGLPVRKTGQNGAVEEQVEQVRLDLDDVSIHSSSPVVPLSTFTSQFKNVSITPSQCQKVVKESDDDVPIQHSAGKVNGKQKTQSSEWESDRRESEDDILNWPSRKGKGRAVPEPQDRSETQRDDDDHHHHLNLGPGSGEEESSDEDSIPAIPPSLFEHRPAHVRQPLQTLSKGGLVAKHSYQRPLAKSSAVSPVPSADRTSSEPSAKVDLLPQKRKRRLKKLTREQWHHIAQNSLSDVDDLLDEPLKKPKSAEELGADLSKLTKPRIFPMVSHSESRSKRASAEEDNEYFTDSDSHTSDVALFVQYPDPPPPPERIREAKREFNTRTIDPWNRQKHTFRSNPALHRAIFEAYIMQSTSMEESGGDDIKVTNDVDAAGGPPDFEFVYSDTMLYPDGIPPPELGLGCDCDGPCDPDSKTCTCVKRQELYFYDLGLKGFAYDENGKVRENSASIWECNELCGCPPECMNRVIQRGRARDAGIEIFKTKEKGWGIRARSFIPSGTYIGSYTGELIREAESERRGVTYAAIGRTYVFDLDGWQIRHPPEGLEKIDKRAAELAEAVKMRAKAAMRESQEDAYNAYSVDAFHYGNHSCDPNLAITQAYVKDFHPERPLLVIFTRRDIKKHEELCISYKGIPDDGDIPSPEPVKKKKGGKDKKQISKTSASAHPPEMIASDSGKGLVEVKDICRW